The following proteins are co-located in the Lentibacillus sp. JNUCC-1 genome:
- a CDS encoding helix-turn-helix domain-containing protein has protein sequence MLSKRLIYLRKQKNLTQEQISKIIGVSRPAYTAYEKKTRTPDYDILQSLADYYEVSIDYLLGRTDNPTPIDRKDEKEFFKAITDPDLERWYTELPQSDEEDLKKLRRMWEIIKSDPDRK, from the coding sequence ATGCTAAGTAAAAGGCTGATTTATTTAAGAAAGCAAAAAAACTTGACGCAAGAGCAAATATCCAAAATTATTGGTGTTTCAAGACCTGCTTATACAGCATATGAAAAAAAGACGCGAACACCCGATTATGATATTTTACAATCTCTTGCCGATTATTATGAAGTTAGTATTGATTACCTTCTTGGAAGAACAGATAACCCTACACCTATAGATAGAAAAGATGAGAAAGAGTTTTTCAAGGCAATAACAGACCCTGACTTAGAAAGATGGTACACAGAGTTGCCTCAATCTGACGAAGAGGACTTAAAGAAATTACGTAGAATGTGGGAAATAATTAAAAGCGATCCTGACAGAAAATAA
- a CDS encoding helix-turn-helix transcriptional regulator yields METKRTWLKQYRHLKGYNQDQVARQVDIKRSYYNMIENGKRNPSTKVAKNIADYLQFDWTIFFEHECNDVKQNVL; encoded by the coding sequence GTGGAAACAAAAAGAACATGGCTCAAACAATATAGGCATTTAAAGGGATACAACCAGGATCAGGTTGCCCGACAAGTTGACATTAAAAGATCGTATTATAATATGATCGAAAATGGAAAAAGAAATCCAAGCACAAAAGTAGCGAAGAATATAGCAGATTATCTTCAATTTGATTGGACTATTTTTTTTGAACACGAATGTAACGATGTGAAACAAAATGTTCTTTAG
- a CDS encoding phage replisome organizer N-terminal domain-containing protein produces the protein MSNIKWIKLSTAMFDDEKIRLIEKLPEADTILIIWIKLLSQAGRTNANGYIYLNENVPYTEEMLATIFDRSLNTVRLALKTLREFGMIFIDDDSFIRISNWEKHQNVEGMDRVRKLNAERNKRYRERKKQQLIEDKPEDVSVTSRDGTEEELDKEQDIEIEKEQEKDVAKIVQFWDENGFGVNNIHAKKQLLLWLDDSSFKDPGEIILKALNIACENDARRLKYAEGILKNWEKESLLTVEEIDQNHKTRNKQVVSQIEYDPNRDRF, from the coding sequence GTGAGCAATATTAAATGGATTAAGTTAAGCACCGCCATGTTCGATGATGAGAAAATAAGACTGATAGAAAAGCTTCCAGAAGCTGATACCATTCTTATCATTTGGATTAAGTTGCTTTCACAAGCTGGGAGAACAAATGCCAACGGTTATATTTATTTGAACGAAAATGTCCCTTATACGGAGGAAATGCTTGCTACTATATTCGATAGGTCACTCAATACAGTGAGACTTGCCTTAAAAACGTTAAGAGAGTTCGGGATGATCTTTATTGATGATGATTCCTTTATCCGGATATCAAACTGGGAAAAGCATCAAAATGTTGAAGGAATGGACCGTGTAAGAAAGCTGAATGCAGAGCGTAATAAAAGATATCGTGAAAGAAAGAAGCAGCAACTAATAGAAGATAAACCCGAGGACGTTAGCGTGACGTCACGTGACGGTACAGAAGAAGAACTAGATAAAGAACAAGATATAGAAATAGAAAAAGAACAAGAAAAAGATGTAGCGAAGATTGTTCAGTTTTGGGATGAAAACGGATTTGGTGTGAATAATATTCATGCAAAAAAACAGTTGTTGTTGTGGTTGGATGATTCTTCTTTTAAAGATCCTGGCGAAATCATTTTAAAAGCATTAAATATTGCTTGTGAAAATGATGCTAGACGACTTAAATATGCGGAAGGCATCTTAAAGAATTGGGAAAAGGAATCTTTACTAACCGTTGAAGAAATCGACCAGAATCACAAAACCCGAAATAAACAAGTTGTAAGTCAAATAGAGTACGATCCGAATAGAGATAGATTTTAG
- a CDS encoding ATP-binding protein — translation MEAAGSLLKKSFPFKECHEKECEQCGSLYKLYETPKGVLGACKHCMDHQLLKELNVPTKEERERLKEKRFIATFERVTHDLKEATIDSYIPTETSQSKAKEVARQYVKTFDGVHSLLFSGSCGLGKSHLSFAITKELRQKGYKTLYIKVTDLFDFIKNTYKPNSNLDEMQIFKMADELDLLVLDDIGSEYVKANEYGHESWASDVLYKIFDMRLNKSVICSTNYSEKMLTEKYGNHGGRIIDRMMDLTKAVRLEGESYRRKERF, via the coding sequence ATGGAAGCAGCTGGATCACTTCTTAAAAAGTCATTCCCTTTTAAAGAATGTCATGAAAAAGAATGTGAGCAATGTGGAAGTCTGTACAAATTATATGAAACACCTAAAGGCGTTCTTGGAGCATGTAAACATTGTATGGACCATCAACTATTAAAGGAGCTAAACGTGCCAACAAAAGAAGAAAGAGAAAGGCTAAAAGAAAAGCGGTTTATTGCAACTTTTGAACGAGTTACACACGATTTGAAGGAAGCAACGATTGATTCCTATATACCGACAGAAACATCACAGTCGAAAGCAAAAGAAGTAGCCAGACAATATGTCAAAACCTTTGATGGTGTTCATTCACTTCTGTTTAGCGGAAGTTGTGGCCTCGGAAAAAGCCATTTATCTTTTGCAATTACTAAAGAGCTGCGGCAAAAAGGTTATAAAACGCTCTATATAAAGGTCACTGATCTATTTGATTTTATCAAAAACACGTACAAACCTAATTCAAATTTAGATGAGATGCAGATCTTCAAAATGGCAGACGAGTTAGACTTGTTGGTGCTTGATGATATTGGTTCTGAATATGTAAAGGCAAACGAATATGGACATGAAAGCTGGGCATCTGATGTGTTGTATAAAATATTCGATATGCGACTCAATAAATCGGTTATTTGCTCAACGAATTACTCTGAAAAAATGCTTACTGAGAAATATGGAAATCACGGAGGCCGTATTATTGATCGGATGATGGACCTGACAAAAGCCGTACGCCTTGAAGGAGAAAGTT